A stretch of DNA from Saccharospirillum mangrovi:
AATCCGCTGTTTGTCGGGTTCAAAAAAATTTCAGTACCGCGCAATTAATACCGACCCAGAAGTTTCGCAAATAATAATAGTTACCAGGGTGTCGTAATGATGGCTAAGAGGAGTCCAGCCGAGAGGCTGAGTGTGCTAGCCGGCGTTGAAGTAGCTGTACCAGGAATCGTTGGGATGGGCTTGTTATATCTAGGTAACACGCCCGTTTTCTGGCAAATCGGTATGTTGATAGTGACTGCTATTTGCGTTTTTTTCTCACGTCGAAAGTCCCGTTCAACACGTTCAACTATTAATCCGACGCTGGAACACATCGTTCCAAAAACTCCAAGTTCCGATGTCGCCTTGGCCGCTGTAATAGCGTCGTTGCCGGTATGGAAACGTCACATTGAAACAGCCGAAAAACAAACCGAAACCGCTGTCCGAAGTTTGTCGGAAACGTTCAGCAGTCTGGCGCGCCGCCTGAGCCAAACCACAGCCAGCAGTAACGATTCCGGCGACCAGAAATCCATGATGCAGGCCTTTGGCAACAGCCAGAATGAATTAACGCGAGTGATGCAGGGGCTCAAGCAAACCGAGCATACCCGGACAGAAATTCGTGCCGGTGTTCAGGCGTTGACGGGCTACACCCAAGAGCTCAGCGAGCTGGCAAAAGAAGTGGTGGGTATCGCCGATCAAACCAATTTACTGGCGTTAAATGCGGCCATTGAATCGGCGCGTGCCGGCGAAGCCGGGCGAGGTTTTTCGGTGGTCGCTGACGAGGTTCGCAAGCTGGCGCAGCGGTCGCGGGAAACCGCAGAAAATATGTCCGCCAAGGTCAACGCTGCCAACGCCGATATTCACGAAACCTACTCGCTGGCTGAAACCTTGATGCGTACCGAAGCCGATGCGCAGGAGCGCGCGCAACGGGAGCTTTCGGGTGTGCTGACCTCGTTGTCGGCTATGGCGCGTGATATGGACGCATCCAGCGAACAATTGCGTGAAGAGGCGGTGCGCACTCGCGCGGATATCGATCAGGTTTTGGTTGAACTGCAATTCCAGGATCGCACCAGTCAGATTCTGAATCAGGTCGGTAATACGCTGTTGGAATTAGAAGACAGACTGAAAAATCTGGACGATGAAAGCGTTCAGCAGGAACTGCAAGTGGACCGTTGGCTGGAAAAAATGGCCAATGGTTATGCGATGTTTGAGCAACATCTGAATCATGAAGGCAATGCGGCCAAAAGGTCGGCAGCCGAAGACGGTGACATCACCTTTTTTTAAGGAGAGAGCAGTATGAGTAAGATCATTCTCGTAGTCGATGATTCCGCATCTTTGCGTCAAGTTGTATGTACCGCCTTGCGCGATGAAGGTTACCAAACCGTTGAAGCCAGCGATGGCAAAGACGCCTTGAGTAAGTTGGAAGGTCAGCGCATTAATTTAGTCATCAGTGACGTCAACATGCCCAACATGGATGGCATCACTTTCCTCAAAGAACTCAAGCAGTTGCCCAATTACAAATTCACCCCGGTGATCATGCTGACCACCGAATCGCAGGAAAGCAAAAAAGCCGAGGGCAAGGCTGCCGGAGCAAAAGCCTGGGTCGTTAAACCGTTTCAGCCACAGCAATTAATTACCGCAGTGAATAAATTAATTAGCTGAGCGGAGCACGGCCATGGTGTCCTATCAAGTTGTCGAAAACGTCAGTCGCGTACTGATTGAAGGCGATATGACGATCTATACCGCCAGTGAAATAAAAACACCCCTGTGGGAAGCCGTGCAGGCGGCGCCTGTTGTAGAAGTGGACCTGAGCCAGGTGGCGGAACTTGATAGCGCCGGCCTGCAATTGCTGGTGCTGATCAAAAAACATCTGCCCGACGGCAGCAAGGTGACATTCGTCAATCACAGTCAGGTGGTTATCGACGTCATCGAGCTGATGCAACTGGCGGCTTATTTCAACGACCCCCTGGTGTTGTCGGGTCGGTCGACATTGAACTGAGGGGAAGCTTGTTGTGAATCTCGACTCAGCACTGCAAACCTATCTGGAAGAAAGCCGCGAGCTACTGGTTGATATCGATCAGGGATTGCTGGCGTTGGAAGCCGATGAAGGCGATACCGCCGAACATCTGAATGCCATTTTTCGCGCGGCGCACACGATCAAAGGGTCGGCTGGCCTGTTTGGGCTGAACGATATCGTCAGCTTCACTCACGTGGTCGAAAACGTGTTGGACCTGATGCGTGAAGGCAAGGTCACCATTCACAGCGATTTGATCAGCGCTTTGTTTCGTTGTCGCGACTGCCTGGCTGAGTTGGTCGAAACCGTTGTCGCGGCCGGCGAAAGCGAAGCCAGCAGTGAACTTAAGGCGCAATGCGACCAAGCCAATCAGGCGTTGAAAAAAGCGGCGGGTCTGAGCGATGAGGAAACGCCATCGGCGGTGGCGGCCGTTGAAGTAGAACCCCAGACCGAACTGTCGGATGAAGCCAATGGCGATAACCCGTTCAATGATTATCTGGTCGGTTTTTTTGGCGAGAATTTAGAATCAACACGGGCGCAAACACCGCGCTGGCATCTGTCTTTACGATTTGGCCCTAACTCTTTGCGTGACGGCATGGACCCTTTGTCGTTTTTACGCTTCCTGCAGACGTTGGGTGAAATAGAGAATGTCATCGTTGTCGATACCGATCTGCCTGCCATTGACGACTTCGATCCGGAAACGTTGTATCTGGGTTACGAGGTAGGGCTGTACAGCCAGGCCAGCAAAGAAGCGTTGGAAGACGTGTTCGAATTTGTCTGGGAAGACAGCCAGATTCACATTATCCCGCCCAAGAGTTTGTTGTCCGACTATATCCGTCTGATTAAGGAAGCGCCGGAAGCGGACCAGCGTCTGGGCGAAATTCTGGTCGCTTGCGGTTCACTGACGCAGCGCGAACTCGACGCCACCTTAGCCGCACAAAAAGCCATTTCCGAACAGGGTGGCAATGCCAGGCCGTTGGGTGAAATGTTGGTTGAGCAGGGTCACACGGCCAAGCCCGTGGTCGAAGCAGCGGTCGAGAAACAAACCGAAGTGCGCGAGAAAGTGGGCCGCGAACAACAGTCGATTCGGGTTGATGCGCGACGCCTGGACGAGTTGATCAATCTGGTCGGCGAATTGGTCACTCTCGGTGCCGGTGCGGTGCTGAATGCTCGCGCCAGCGGCGATGCCAATGTCATCGAGTCGATGAGCAACCTCACCGGCCTGGTTGAGGAAGTGCGCGAATCGGCGCTGCGTTTGCGCATGGTTCCGATCGGCAACACCTTCGAACGTTTCAAGCGCGTTGTGCGTGATTTGTCGATCGAATTGGACAAGCGTATCCAGTTGCGTCTGGAAGGTGGCGATACCGAACTTGATAAAACCGTCGTGGAAAAAATCAACGATCCATTGATGCATTTGGTGCGCAACGCCATCGACCACGGCATCGAACCGGAATCGCAACGGCTGGCTAATGGCAAGCCCGCTGAAGGCACGGTACGGCTTAACGCCTATCACGATTCGGGCAGCATCGTCATTGAAGTTTCAGATGACGGCGGCGGCTTAAATGCTGAGCGGATTCGCGCCAAAGCCGTAGAGAAAGGTCTGATTGCCGAAAGCCAGGTGCTGGAAGATCACGAACTCTACAACCTGATTTTCGAACCGGGATTTTCCACCGCAGAAAAAGTAACCAATGTTTCCGGCCGGGGTGTGGGCATGGACGTGGTG
This window harbors:
- a CDS encoding methyl-accepting chemotaxis protein — protein: MAAVIASLPVWKRHIETAEKQTETAVRSLSETFSSLARRLSQTTASSNDSGDQKSMMQAFGNSQNELTRVMQGLKQTEHTRTEIRAGVQALTGYTQELSELAKEVVGIADQTNLLALNAAIESARAGEAGRGFSVVADEVRKLAQRSRETAENMSAKVNAANADIHETYSLAETLMRTEADAQERAQRELSGVLTSLSAMARDMDASSEQLREEAVRTRADIDQVLVELQFQDRTSQILNQVGNTLLELEDRLKNLDDESVQQELQVDRWLEKMANGYAMFEQHLNHEGNAAKRSAAEDGDITFF
- a CDS encoding response regulator → MSKIILVVDDSASLRQVVCTALRDEGYQTVEASDGKDALSKLEGQRINLVISDVNMPNMDGITFLKELKQLPNYKFTPVIMLTTESQESKKAEGKAAGAKAWVVKPFQPQQLITAVNKLIS
- a CDS encoding STAS domain-containing protein — its product is MVSYQVVENVSRVLIEGDMTIYTASEIKTPLWEAVQAAPVVEVDLSQVAELDSAGLQLLVLIKKHLPDGSKVTFVNHSQVVIDVIELMQLAAYFNDPLVLSGRSTLN
- a CDS encoding chemotaxis protein CheA, which gives rise to MNLDSALQTYLEESRELLVDIDQGLLALEADEGDTAEHLNAIFRAAHTIKGSAGLFGLNDIVSFTHVVENVLDLMREGKVTIHSDLISALFRCRDCLAELVETVVAAGESEASSELKAQCDQANQALKKAAGLSDEETPSAVAAVEVEPQTELSDEANGDNPFNDYLVGFFGENLESTRAQTPRWHLSLRFGPNSLRDGMDPLSFLRFLQTLGEIENVIVVDTDLPAIDDFDPETLYLGYEVGLYSQASKEALEDVFEFVWEDSQIHIIPPKSLLSDYIRLIKEAPEADQRLGEILVACGSLTQRELDATLAAQKAISEQGGNARPLGEMLVEQGHTAKPVVEAAVEKQTEVREKVGREQQSIRVDARRLDELINLVGELVTLGAGAVLNARASGDANVIESMSNLTGLVEEVRESALRLRMVPIGNTFERFKRVVRDLSIELDKRIQLRLEGGDTELDKTVVEKINDPLMHLVRNAIDHGIEPESQRLANGKPAEGTVRLNAYHDSGSIVIEVSDDGGGLNAERIRAKAVEKGLIAESQVLEDHELYNLIFEPGFSTAEKVTNVSGRGVGMDVVRSNIEELGGRIQVDSRAGSGSVFRINMPLTLAIIDGFLVQVGESYFVIPLESILECVELDRSQIQVESNRRYINLREEVLPFISLHDLFGISSQKIERENIVVVRSGHQKVGLVVDQLHGEFQTVIKPLGPIFNQLSGISGSTIMGNGGVALIVDVNALISRVISREYQTVSGRLKVYQ